From Hydractinia symbiolongicarpus strain clone_291-10 chromosome 12, HSymV2.1, whole genome shotgun sequence, one genomic window encodes:
- the LOC130621748 gene encoding uncharacterized protein LOC130621748, with the protein MTSMRIAIQNRRKTIMASEAADKKFKWTSELVEQLINSLKEYKVNMTFNNKDFNADKPKQYEEIRVMMARKNIEDVDLFGPEKTTIITNDMCEQDRSNIIAAIKIEKGLIKKGYNRVMEKIKKIRQAFSSAVLSGSRSGSGKLIVEYYDELVSIYGGSASTQPLRFGCQSVNVTNFGFSTDSPHDENDTISTGGMSTSSNTEDVNDENLESEVMQTPVLNKGKQKRPHAKDPFQLIDDKRQHLEKSLSARQRDQLLLKESREDAMFRKELCDSIKQSNEMFAGAIRAMSTSFIEVAESMRRSVEALSNSPRRQTSHNMVYPHLTFPSQSNSNNNAPNKANSQSTQSSSTYLDFLNS; encoded by the coding sequence ATGACAAGCATGCGCATTGCCAtccaaaacagaagaaaaacaataatggcgaGCGAAGCAGCAGACAAGAAGTTTAAATGGACTTCAGAACTTGTGGAGCAGCTAATAAATTCCCTAAAGGAATACAAAGTCAATATGACATTTAATAATAAGGACTTTAATGCTGATAAACCTAAGCAGTATGAGGAAATTCGCGTAATGATGGCTCGAAAGAATATAGAGGACGTTGATCTTTTTGGCCCAGAAAAAACTACAATAATAACCAACGATATGTGTGAACAGGACAGGAGCAACATTATAGCTGCCATAAAAATCGAAAAAGGACTAATTAAAAAGGGGTATAATCGTGTTATGgagaagattaaaaaaattaggcaaGCATTTTCAAGTGCCGTATTAAGTGGTTCTAGAAGTGGGTCTGGAAAATTAATAGTGGAGTATTACGATGAACTTGTTAGTATTTATGGTGGTTCAGCTTCCACACAGCCATTACGCTTTGGTTGTCAATCTGTAAATGTGACAAATTTTGGTTTTAGTACAGATTCTCCCCATGACGAGAATGATACAATATCAACTGGGGGTATGTCTACCTCCTCAAACACTGAGGATGTCAATGATGAGAATTTGGAAAGTGAAGTTATGCAAACTCCAGTTTTGAATAAAGGAAAGCAAAAGAGACCTCATGCAAAGGACCCTTTCCAACTAATTGACGACAAAAGGCAACATCTGGAAAAAAGTTTGTCTGCCAGACAGCGGGATCAGTTGTTATTAAAAGAAAGTAGAGAAGATGCAATGTTTCGTAAAGAGCTTTGTGATTCGATCAAGCAATCTAATGAAATGTTTGCAGGAGCGATACGTGCAATGAGTACCTCTTTCATTGAAGTAGCCGAAAGTATGAGAAGATCAGTTGAGGCTTTATCAAACTCTCCAAGGAGACAAACTTCACATAATATGGTTTACCCACACCTTACTTTTCCAAGTCAATCTAATAGTAATAACAATGCCCCCAATAAGGCAAATAGCCAAAGCACACAATCCAGTTCCACATacttagattttttaaattcctaG
- the LOC130621750 gene encoding tRNA N(3)-methylcytidine methyltransferase METTL2-like isoform X2, with protein sequence MRSGDDVEWDSELEEEAKEKIKINSVVSLNEDEIEKYEEDAGKFWDIFYCQHQNKFFKDRHWLFTEFQELAPQGWDGPIKVGTEDQNIVEKSFKKMTVTDDVSFPGCTAKIRIMEVGCGVGNTVFPILQTNNDPDLFVYCCDFADSAIKIVKNHALYDTSRCHAFVFDATDEQSNYPFPKQSLDMVVLIFVLSAIHPDKMLWTLKRLTEYLKPGGVILFRDYGRYDMAQLRFKPGRCLSENFYVRGDGTRVYFFTQDEIDEMFTKCGLMKKQNIIDRRLQVNRGRQLKMYRVWVQCKYQKPPIE encoded by the exons GGATGATGTGGAATGGGACAGTGAACTTGAGGAAGAAGCTAAAGAAAAGATTAAAATTAATTCCGTTGTTTCATTGAATGAAGATGAAATAG AAAAGTATGAAGAAGATGCTGGAAAATTCTGGGATATATTTTATTGTCAACATCAAAACAA GTTTTTTAAAGATAGACACTGGCTTTTTACTGAATTTCAAGAATTAGCGCCACAAGGCTGGGATGGACCTATCAAAGTTGGGACAGAGGACcaaaacattgtagaaaaaagttttaaaaagatgaCTGTAACTGATGATGTTAGTTTTCCAGGATGTACGGCTAAAATCCGAATTATGGAG GTTGGTTGTGGTGTTGGAAATACTGTTTTTCCTATCCTTCAAACCAATAA TGATCCTGACCTGTTTGTTTACTGTTGTGATTTTGCTGACTCAGCGATAAAAATAGTGAAG AACCATGCTTTGTACGACACGTCAAGATGTcatgcttttgtttttgatgcaacCGACGAGCAGTCCAACTATCCATTTCCAAAGCAGTCATTAGATATGGTTGTGTTGATCTTTGTGTTATCTGCTATACATCCAGACAA GATGTTGTGGACGTTAAAGCGACTTACAGAG TACCTAAAACCTGGTGGAGTTATTTTGTTTCGAGATTACGGTCGTTACGATATGGCGCAACTTCGATTTAAACCAGGCCGTTGTTTAAGCGAAAATTTTTACGTTAGAGGAGATGGAACTAGAGTGTATTTTTTCACTCAAG atgaAATAGATGAAATGTTCACCAAATGTGGTttgatgaaaaaacaaaatataattgaCCGCAGACTGCAAGTGAATCGCGGTCGTCAGCTGAAAATGTATCGAGTGTGGGTGCAATGTAAATACCAAAAACCTCCAATCGAATAA
- the LOC130621750 gene encoding tRNA N(3)-methylcytidine methyltransferase METTL2-like isoform X1, with product MAEKTCASDSEEKRPQFGSRYLTDNSNVFEHNAWDDVEWDSELEEEAKEKIKINSVVSLNEDEIEKYEEDAGKFWDIFYCQHQNKFFKDRHWLFTEFQELAPQGWDGPIKVGTEDQNIVEKSFKKMTVTDDVSFPGCTAKIRIMEVGCGVGNTVFPILQTNNDPDLFVYCCDFADSAIKIVKNHALYDTSRCHAFVFDATDEQSNYPFPKQSLDMVVLIFVLSAIHPDKMLWTLKRLTEYLKPGGVILFRDYGRYDMAQLRFKPGRCLSENFYVRGDGTRVYFFTQDEIDEMFTKCGLMKKQNIIDRRLQVNRGRQLKMYRVWVQCKYQKPPIE from the exons atggctGAAAAGACATGTGCTTCTGACTCAGAAGAGAAGCGACCCCAATTTGGGAGTAGATATTTGACAGATAATTCAAATGTTTTTGAACATAATGCCTG GGATGATGTGGAATGGGACAGTGAACTTGAGGAAGAAGCTAAAGAAAAGATTAAAATTAATTCCGTTGTTTCATTGAATGAAGATGAAATAG AAAAGTATGAAGAAGATGCTGGAAAATTCTGGGATATATTTTATTGTCAACATCAAAACAA GTTTTTTAAAGATAGACACTGGCTTTTTACTGAATTTCAAGAATTAGCGCCACAAGGCTGGGATGGACCTATCAAAGTTGGGACAGAGGACcaaaacattgtagaaaaaagttttaaaaagatgaCTGTAACTGATGATGTTAGTTTTCCAGGATGTACGGCTAAAATCCGAATTATGGAG GTTGGTTGTGGTGTTGGAAATACTGTTTTTCCTATCCTTCAAACCAATAA TGATCCTGACCTGTTTGTTTACTGTTGTGATTTTGCTGACTCAGCGATAAAAATAGTGAAG AACCATGCTTTGTACGACACGTCAAGATGTcatgcttttgtttttgatgcaacCGACGAGCAGTCCAACTATCCATTTCCAAAGCAGTCATTAGATATGGTTGTGTTGATCTTTGTGTTATCTGCTATACATCCAGACAA GATGTTGTGGACGTTAAAGCGACTTACAGAG TACCTAAAACCTGGTGGAGTTATTTTGTTTCGAGATTACGGTCGTTACGATATGGCGCAACTTCGATTTAAACCAGGCCGTTGTTTAAGCGAAAATTTTTACGTTAGAGGAGATGGAACTAGAGTGTATTTTTTCACTCAAG atgaAATAGATGAAATGTTCACCAAATGTGGTttgatgaaaaaacaaaatataattgaCCGCAGACTGCAAGTGAATCGCGGTCGTCAGCTGAAAATGTATCGAGTGTGGGTGCAATGTAAATACCAAAAACCTCCAATCGAATAA
- the LOC130621741 gene encoding uncharacterized protein LOC130621741, with translation MERMVGFRRSQPDVNVSRLSKSSKLFFLLNIMQVVIVGGIQSSMMYLGDYSSITTGGMGPGRRVYMGLFAGAVVYSCFLCLFAVKNENFLEIIAFVVQNFGYIVYSLIQVYHINYKTYEDIEIRKSKQLSVLSFLNFFSLLVMNAMFTYLAFKLFVEYGWKIYKRVRFNIKLRAAYHFYELVICLMKMTILFVVMFSICLNRTIFRGLESDANFIITLAIIPTFIIVCILAVAGIHRENKVIMTMFVVVLLVAQAGYIYEIYSFATCSSTYCKNFFTKRNDIPQEVVIHILYLGSVALLFVFVLALASVKVTRNFGIGLRSHFTGSTKSSTLLILGLSQGIVSSIILNSSVQKESTLANIHAITQEENDSISSDTSEKTRSSITEEFDCCNKTGSKRNIFDEISTLSNFASNKCASGALLDVDFPPNVKSSSLTAKIPTQQRASVIARLSKQATEKLNTLYIGSSASTETIFKESCCLPKKRKSSDAYLPAYCLPTVYENLFRQTETSRTASRRTKKKKSIHDVPFPGTRKTAISTPPTEFSNSCSSDKIQDKNTLYSNSNAVIVDQLNKKPKKRKLSGDLLGLRQVGSQTEKVNTHQSHNRTYSDTSFASTRSLISDVSDNRRRSSSYSSISPNIYGRSSLAAISELTAVDDVFE, from the exons ATGGAGAGAATGGTGGGCTTTCGTAGATCTCAACCAGATGTCAATGTGTCTCGATTATCCAAATCATCAAAGCTCTTTTTCCTGCTAAATATTATGCAAG TTGTCATTGTTGGAGGTATCCAATCATCAATGATGTATCTTGGTGACTACAGCTCTATAACCACTGGT GGTATGGGTCCGGGGAGACGAGTTTACATGGGTTTGTTCGCAGGTGCTGTTGTTTATTCATGTTTCTTATGTTTATTTGCT gtgaaaaatgaaaattttttggaGATAATTGCGTTTGTTGTCCAAAATTTTGGTTACATCGTGTACAGTTTAATTCAAG TATACCATATCAATTATAAAACATATGAAGACATCGAGATTCGTAAATCAAAACAACTTTctgttttatcatttttaaac TTTTTCAGCTTATTGGTAATGAACGCAATGTTTACTTATCTTGCGTTCAAATTGTTTGTCGAATATGGTTGGAAGATCTACAAAAGAGTTCGATTTAACATTAAGCTTCGAG CTGCATATCATTTTTACGAGTTGGTGATTTGTTTGATGAAGATGACAATACTCTTTGTG GTGATGTTTTCGATATGTTTGAATCGTACAATCTTCAGAGGTTTAGAGTCAGATGCAAATTTCATAATAACACTAGCTATCATACCTACTTTTATTATTGTATGTATACTAGCAGTTGCTGGG ATTCATAGAGAAAACAAAGTTATCATGACTATGTTTGTTGTGGTGTTGCTGGTCGCTCAAGCGGGATACATATACGAAATTTACAG ttttgccaCGTGCTCGTCAACATACTGCAAGAACTTTTTCACAAAGAGGAACGATATTCCACAAGAAGTTGTAATTCACATTTTATACCTGG GTTCAGTGGCGTTATTGTTCGTTTTCGTGTTGGCTCTAGCATCAGTAAAGGTTACTCGCAACTTTGGAATTGGACTTCGAAGTCATT TTACTGGATCGACGAAAAGCTCGACGTTACTCATTCTTGGCTTATCACAAGGAATTGTCAGTTCAATCATTCTCAACTCATCCGTTCAAAAAGAGAGTACCCTTGCGAATATACACGCCATCACGCAAGAGGAAAATGACTCGATTTCTTCTGACACGTCAGAAAAAACACGATCGTCGATAACTGAAGAATTCGACTGTTGCAATAAAACAGGttctaaaagaaatatttttgatgagatttcAACGTTATCGAACTTTGCTAGTAATAAATGTGCGTCCGGCGCCCTATTGGATGTTGATTTCCCGCCTAACGTTAAATCATCTTCATTAACTGCTAAAATACCCACTCAACAAAGAGCGAGTGTTATTGCACGACTATCCAAACAGGCAACAGAAAAATTAAACACACTGTACATTGGGAGTAGTGCATCAACTGAAACCATCTTTAAAGAATCTTGTTGTTTGCCAAAAAAGCGGAAATCTTCGGACGCCTACTTACCGGCTTATTGTTTACCAACCGTTTATGAAAATCTTTTTAGACAAACAGAAACTTCACGTACTGCATCACGTagaacgaaaaagaaaaaatctattcATGACGTACCATTCCCTGGTACGAGAAAAACTGCTATTTCAACGCCCCCGACGGAGTTTAGTAATAGTTGTTCCAGTGACAAAATACAAGATAAAAACACATTATACTCCAATTCAAATGCAGTTATTGTAGACCAACTGAATAAGAAACCAAAGAAAAGGAAACTTTCAGGCGACTTATTAGGTCTACGTCAAGTTGGTAGCCAAACCGAAAAAGTTAACACGCACCAATCACATAACCGTACATATAGTGATACGTCTTTTGCATCGACTCGTTCACTTATTTCAGATGTTAGTGACAATCGTAGAAGATCTTCTTCATATAGCTCTATTTCTCCGAACATATATGGAAGATCCTCACTGGCTGCGATTTCAGAGTTGACGGCTGTAGACGATGTTTTCGAGTAG
- the LOC130621749 gene encoding E3 ubiquitin-protein ligase MARCHF11-like encodes MVEVQETGFEIECQHNMAEQDSCKDCLETPVTEVSIKPSQTSLKEADVNDRNARHCCCQCHDDDENNTLSNTDSITNLQINCDENSNQTSASSPNKSTTNDRVCRICLDNVDQGQLIAPCKCSGSTKYAHEQCLLQWFFKSSKKSCEVCLGQVNVTPIGYKPVQQWRLPDRGCDFIVYLFGLYFLIMVIFTGMITWIATQGCTSPVCVTLYAVCGIALLYFFYCCGCVEYSRRYWRALLSVNRVWRIYGREDSLKNFKFTLTPKPKKRDMIVTVQTEEALQGSRENSSRGNRDNPSSRSVIDTPHSNNRETGSNINNNTQEIYVIGLDNHAVDMDESW; translated from the exons ATGGTAGAAGTTCAAGAAACAGGATTTGAAATCGAGTGTCAACACAATATGGCAGAGCAAGACTCGTGTAAAGATTGTCTTGAAACGCCTGTAACTGAAGTATCCATCAAACCATCTCAAACGTCGCTAAAAGAAGCTGATGTTAACGATAGAAATGCACGACACTGCTGTTGCCAGTGTCACGACGATGACGAAAATAACACGTTATCAAATACCGATAGCATAACAAATTTACAAATAAATTGTGACGAGAATTCAAATCAAACGTCGGCGTCAAGTCCAAATAAGTCGACCACAAATGACAGAGTATGTCGGATTTGTCTTGACAACGTCGATCAGGGTCAGCTCATCGCGCCGTGTAAGTGTTCTGGCTCAACTAAATATGCGCACGAGCAGTGTTTGCTGCAATGGTTTTTCAAGTCGAGTAAGAAATCATGTGAAGTGTGTTTAGGGCAAGTCAACGTCACACCGATTGGTTATAAGCCAGTACAACAG tGGCGACTTCCAGACAGAGGTTGCGATTTCATTGTATACTTATTCGGCTTGTACTTCTTAATCATGGTTATATTCACTGGAATGATCACGTGGATAGCCACGCAAGGTTGTACATCTCCGGTATGTGTGACCCTGTATGCTGTATGCGGCATTGCGCTTTTGTACTTTTTCTATTGTTGTGGATGTGTAGAATACTCAAGGCGTTATTGGAGGGCGTTATTATCAGTTAATCGTGTGTGGCGAATCTATGGGCGGGAGGACAgtcttaaaaactttaaatttacccTAACGCCAAAGCCAAAAAAGCGAGACATGATAGTAACAGTTCAGACAGAAGAAGCGTTACAAGGTAGTCGAGAAAATTCATCCCGAGGTAATCGAGATAATCCATCGTCTCGATCTGTGATTGATACACCTCATAGCAACAATCGTGAGACTGGCAGTAATATTAACAACAATACGCAAGAAATTTATGTGATTGGGTTAGATAACCATGCTGTTGACATGGATGAGAGCTGGTAG
- the LOC130621745 gene encoding putative nuclease HARBI1, protein MADARCKQTSEIKSKLSLSILVANSLLFQIQGVLYLSLLRRNRLIQNILTYFLTKRRKLLKRLKHQQGNPRKRRSVWFRPGRTDQWWINTYQLYNNPFDWKKNFRMSKEDFNKLCDELRPFLTPESNTPNHRALSLEKKVAVVLYFLKDTGSIWMTANSFGIHQCTVSKVVKEVCAAITMHLTPKLIKLPETSEEMYKKASEFELKYGMVQAFGCIDGTHIPIKTPGECSQDYFNYKQFFSLNVQAVCDFRGMFMDVDCRWPGSCHDAKVFANSMISKNMKENLLPITHSSLLPGYERIPNFLIGDPAYPLLPHCMKEYESCKTNSQVIFNVMLRCARNPIESAFGRLKGRWGILTKKIDLDLNIVPLIVMTCFTLHNFCEINTTVIDEELVTANIEKHKNDESLNKNIPDPIYSGNTSEGHEIRSLLTEYINQNLPDSY, encoded by the coding sequence atggcggatgcaagatgtaaacaaacaagcgAAATTAAGTCAAAATTATCATTAAGTATTTTGGTCGCCAATAGTTTGTTATTCCAAATCCAAGGTGTTCTGTATTTGTCATTGCTTCGAAGAAATCGCCTAATACAGAACATattgacatattttttaacaaaacgaaGGAAACTCTTAAAACGTTTGAAACACCAACAGGGAAATCCACGTAAACGAAGATCTGTATGGTTTAGGCCAGGGAGAACCGACCAGTGGTGGATCAATACATACCAGCTTTATAACAACCCATTtgattggaaaaaaaattttcgtaTGAGTAAGGAAGATTTTAATAAACTTTGCGATGAATTAAGACCCTTTCTCACACCTGAATCCAATACACCTAACCACCGAGCTTTATCATTAGAAAAGAAAGTTGCTGtcgttttatattttctaaagGACACCGGTTCTATCTGGATGACAGCAAACTCTTTTGGGATACACCAGTGTACTGTTTCTAAAGTGGTTAAAGAGGTGTGTGCAGCTATAACTATGCACCTGACACCGAAATTAATCAAACTACCTGAAACTTCTGAAGAGATGTACAAAAAAGCATCAGAGTTTGAATTAAAATATGGAATGGTGCAGGCATTTGGCTGTATTGATGGAACACACATTCCAATTAAGACACCAGGAGAATGCAGTCaagattattttaattataagcAGTTTTTTTCACTTAATGTCCAAGCTGTTTGTGACTTCAGAGGTATGTTCATGGATGTTGATTGCAGATGGCCAGGGTCTTGCCATGATGCTAAAGTATTTGCCAATTCAATGATCAGCAAAAACATGAAGGAAAATCTCTTGCCAATAACTCACAGTTCCCTTTTACCTGGTTATGAAAgaattccaaattttttaattgGTGACCCTGCATATCCCTTGTTACCACATTGCATGAAAGAATATGAATCGTGCAAGACAAACAGTCAAGTTATTTTCAATGTAATGCTGAGATGTGCACGTAATCCTATAGAGAGTGCTTTTGGAAGACTGAAAGGACGATGgggaattttaacaaaaaaaatagacCTTGATTTGAATATTGTACCACTGATTGTTATGACATGTTTCACTTTACATAATTTCTGTGAAATAAATACAACAGTTATAGATGAAGAGCTAGTCACAGCTAACATTGAAAAACATAAGAATGATGAAAgcttaaacaaaaacattccaGACCCAATATACTCAGGCAATACTTCTGAAGGACACGAGATAAGATCATTATTGACTGAATATATCAATCAAAACCTGCCGGACTCATACTAA